Within the Populus trichocarpa isolate Nisqually-1 chromosome 14, P.trichocarpa_v4.1, whole genome shotgun sequence genome, the region TAAACACAAGGGCAGGCATCAGGGCATGCATAAGCAGAAGGATTTATGTGGTATAGCAGGTAGTTTTCTTCGTACCAAACAACCTTCTGTCATGCTGTCCCCATGTCGATTTGGGTATGTGGACTAGGATCACTTGATCTGTCCCAAGATACTCTAAGCCATTTGAATGCAAAAAAGGATGAGATGGACCACATTAATTTATACCATCATGACGTGTTTGTCTGTTctgattatttattattgaagcTATTACTGCAGCTGCATTACACGACATGAATCTAATGTAGAAACACATTATTAGATGGATCCATAAAGACAAGACCTGAACCTTCGAACTTATGGCTAGTAATAATTCTTAGTTACGTCTTGAACGTGAgattttcggtttttttttaaaaaaatctgaagcaAGCTCGCATTATTGAGTAGCAACACGGGCAGGCTTTTCCGTCACCAAGTTGTCCCCTATAGTGGGAATAACTAGAGCACCTAAAAGTTTGAAATGCGATGCCGACACTCTATACCAAGTGACCATGATTTTTATGAAGGATATTGACATTTCCAAACCAGATCCAAGATCACAAAGGTAGCTATGACTATGCTCAAGGATATGTGAGGCTAGCTCTTTAGAATATATGATAGCAAAGTAGGAACTACTTTTGTGATAGTAGCCACTTTACTggggttctttttctttttccttttgcttATCATATATACTTTGAAGTAACTAGTTGGGAATTTCAGCACGGACCACCTTGAGATGGGCCTTAAAGAGTTAAAAGAGTTAGTGtgtagcttcttctttttttgatatattttcatggAGTAACCATTCTTTACATGGAAACACCTACATAAATGGAATGATCAggatgattattatttttttttttttgcagtttgGCAGGATTAAAACTCACAAAAACTACGGTGCCAATCATTAATTTGCCTAATTAAATGATGAGAAAAACTGTGATATGATTGATTTATTGCTTCAACATAAAGGTGAAGAGGAAATTCCATTATTCAAGGAAAAGTTCACAGCAAtacggaaaaaaaataaagaaagaaagtgcataacaaaagaaaaacaacaccaACATATATTTGATTACAGCAAAAGACATTATGAGCTCCACAAacaattgctaaaaaaaaagtataaaaaaccTGAATTCGGAGGATGGATTCTTTGAATTCCATCGATCCCACGGTTTTGACTGGCAAGTAGTTTCCCATGGAATTCAATATCATGACTCAAATGGTGAGTAAACCTTGCCAGTTCGAGAGAGAACTGTGCTTGCATAAATGCGATCATAAAACATGCCATACTAGAGGCCTagcaattatataaattttttctttttctcaggAAGTAATCCGATCTTAACCCTCTTGTTTTGCAATAATCTAGAAGTAACTTGGTCTCGGTGTATGATACTGCCTTGGCTGGGAAATAATCTtaccataattgtttttttttaaaaaaaaaaaacctaagacgGACCACAATAATTGGTGACTATTTCCACTTTTGACGAGAGGATGCATGTTAATTATTAAACAAGATTGGTAGGTGTACAATATGTAATGGTGAAGTGCCATAAACGCGCATGGGTAAAATTTAAAGAGCTTCTTTGTAATACACTGAAAAGTTACCGAAGAAACTTTTCGTACCTTACTGGAACTGGGGACCAATTTCTGTAGTGTCTTCATTCTCTGGTTTATCTTATCTCTCCTTTTCTGCCAATAAAATCGAGAGCAAcatgaacaaaaaacaaaaggattcgGTACCAGCAATGATGGTGCATAATATGATACttgaaatctatatatatagcGTTAAAAAGGTTGAATTGTAATTAGATATTTAagtgattttaataataataataaaaaaaagacctctGATGGGTCAATTGCAAAAAGTCCACAGAAGGACTTGATTTAAACTGAAGCCTTATTATAAAGCTTTAAAGTCGTAAACacttaataattaaattctcatGAGATCTCCTGTGTTAATCCAATTATTTGTTCAGTCAAATCTTCTATTCCAACACCATGATTTTCTCCAATTATGGAACCTATCATTAACTTAAAGCGAAACAAACTTCTTTTAATattctattaatttatttcgTGCTGTAAGACATTTTCCAGGAGAGGGAACATACTCGTTCAGATTGGTTATGGATAGCAGCAGCCCTGCTTCTTTTGGTGGAAACTGAGGACTTCCCATTTCCTTTCTTCTTGTCATCTTCCTTGCCTGCCTCCCTCTTTTAAAACCAATAACAAAcccaaagaattaaaataataacaaaaaacaaaactactCCGATactataaattgataaaacataatatccaaaataaattaacttgccTGTGGTCTGCTGTGACAAACTGAGTCATTCTCGTCAGCAGTAAGGGTCTTAGTACATGGGTTGGTGCCTGAGCTGGTGTTTTCTTGCGACCCAAAAGAAGTGGAGGTAAACCCAACACCGAACTCTCTCTCGCAACTGTCCACCGTCATCTGCTGGCTATCCTTCTTGCCAAAAGTGGCACTATGGTTGACGCTTTGGTCTCTGCTCCACTCTGGTGGTACTGGGACACGCGCCACCCTCGCACGTTTCCCAGTGAGGAGACCATCTTCGTCTTGCGTGGCAGCTGGGGCACTGCAAGACCCCACACGAGTGGAGCAACCCACCACACACGTGCCTAATCCCGCTGGGCCGGAGTCTATCACGTGCGTGGTCCGGCCTTGATCAGACCGGTTCGAGCAAGGAACTAAAGCGTCCATGGTCATTGTGGCGGAGGCTGAGGCCTTATGGTGGTTAAACCATGGGATGAGGTCATGGTCCGAACCAGTACTGTTGTCAAAAGTTGCTTTATTGCATTGGGGGACACATGTAGCTTGATTGACAATGGATTCAAGGGTGCCACTGGCGCGTGGCTTGTCCCATGTGTACTTAGAGGGTGAAGTGGAGGCTATTGGTTTGGCTGGCACGCGCGGTGGTCCTAGGCCGTGCATGGCTATCTGGCCGTTCTCCCATGTTAGCTCTGCTACTTCGTAGTCTAACCTGCACCAGGAAACACCCTATATCATCACTATACATATCTTTCAACACACACAGACACGCATATAGATATATATTGACATGATCTGGCAATCTTATATGCATCTACGAGAAGGAGAGATCAGTACATGGGCATGTCTGGTGCGCTGGAATTGGAGTGGAAGCGAAGGGAGAGTTTGGGAGCTGTGGTGCGATTGTCATCAACTTCCCAGCTGGGAACGCACTGATGACTCATTTTGAGAAAGTTTTCTTGTAGGATATGAACTTGAAAAAAAGTGAgttatctttttctttgaatagATTCTGCAGACGACTTTCGTGTGTTTTTGAGAGGGATACTGGTGGTTCATATGGCTATGGGAATGGAGTTGTTGTTGTCATGGCTGATGTGTAGAGTTGCGCTCTTTTATGGCTGTGATATATCAGAAcattttgagagagagaagaatTTATTCTAGTCCAATATGTgtggtaaaattgaaaattcgaccaaaaaagagagagagagagtttttctcttatttttccaTGAGTAATCATGGATTAAGCATTAAATAATTGACAGCGCTCTGTCTATTCGAAACAACCACCCAAGATAATTTCTGAATGATAAGAGTATAGCAAAAAATACTAGTAATACAAAAGCTATCATGATCACACGCACTCAAACGCGTGCGTACGTGTGTATATGTAATTCAATAATAACAAatgtttttagaataatttatgaatcaattaagattatttttaaaaaataatttgaaggatATGCTGTTTTAAATATTGGTCtgatatatttaagaaaataaatttcgtTCTACATACTACTTGTaatatttgaattcaaaaaattaaaacaaaacaaacccttttcaattatatatatatatatatatatatgagagagagagagagagagattagtaTTAGTAGCGAAACCGTTTACTTTTTTCCCTTTCCATTCCTctttctatctctctctctttttaaaaatatcacttttctttcaattttattcttaatttttttaatagttatatgAATTGTATTTAACCCTGTCA harbors:
- the LOC7497350 gene encoding transcription factor UNE10, whose product is MSHQCVPSWEVDDNRTTAPKLSLRFHSNSSAPDMPMLDYEVAELTWENGQIAMHGLGPPRVPAKPIASTSPSKYTWDKPRASGTLESIVNQATCVPQCNKATFDNSTGSDHDLIPWFNHHKASASATMTMDALVPCSNRSDQGRTTHVIDSGPAGLGTCVVGCSTRVGSCSAPAATQDEDGLLTGKRARVARVPVPPEWSRDQSVNHSATFGKKDSQQMTVDSCEREFGVGFTSTSFGSQENTSSGTNPCTKTLTADENDSVCHSRPQREAGKEDDKKKGNGKSSVSTKRSRAAAIHNQSERKRRDKINQRMKTLQKLVPSSSKTDKASMLDEVIEYLKQLQAQVQMMSRMNMQPMMLPLALQQQLQMSMMAPMSIGMAGMGMGMGVMDMNTIAARSNMTGIPPALHPTAFIPLTTWDGSSGHDRLQTTAADPMSAFLACQTQPMTMDAYSRMAAMYQQLHQQPPASNSKG